A section of the Prochlorococcus marinus XMU1402 genome encodes:
- a CDS encoding DUF4335 domain-containing protein, with protein sequence MQNKLSFHQSSVSLEIIGLPDYSNNENIDQISIISQWKLTIIDKPLIEGKVEHLVPIMNAFYIYSNLLVKNEIPLYESKLIDIKADNLYIHNIVLKSSKPNVKPLILKIGNSLLTDTINCFDQLRESPKVRIKNTELSNNISNNLRFRSNDKIKFFNFFLPPLFAICSLILISSSFIYFYNPIEVQEKNELINPE encoded by the coding sequence ATGCAAAATAAATTATCATTTCATCAATCTTCAGTAAGTCTTGAAATAATCGGATTGCCAGATTATTCAAATAATGAAAATATCGATCAAATATCAATTATTTCTCAATGGAAATTAACCATAATTGATAAACCACTTATTGAAGGTAAAGTTGAGCATTTAGTGCCTATTATGAATGCTTTTTATATTTATTCAAATCTTTTAGTCAAAAATGAAATCCCATTATATGAGTCCAAATTAATTGATATAAAAGCTGACAATCTTTACATACATAATATTGTTCTTAAGAGTTCTAAACCAAATGTAAAGCCATTAATTTTAAAGATTGGTAATTCATTACTTACAGACACCATAAATTGTTTTGATCAGTTAAGAGAATCGCCAAAAGTAAGAATTAAAAATACTGAATTAAGTAATAATATTTCTAATAATTTAAGATTTCGATCAAATGACAAAATAAAATTTTTCAATTTCTTTTTACCGCCTCTTTTTGCAATTTGTTCTTTAATTCTAATTTCATCTTCTTTTATTTATTTTTATAATCCCATTGAAGTTCAAGAAAAAAATGAACTAATAAATCCAGAATAA
- a CDS encoding DUF3038 domain-containing protein — MTVLTKGNQVSRQSIEKLDLFLLILETIDLNGIQSLYAISNKLNLNNVFPNKVTIWKLRNNNPLRKSYVNNNIKINEFDALIKITVEMSRYLYPFMRELLNSKEGPKKNTVIWVEFNKRFIELIKERFNSDSMRVKKLLDQAGNDEIIIKSLLTLSFCISNQGYKKLRNFLFDF, encoded by the coding sequence ATTACAGTTTTAACTAAAGGAAATCAGGTTTCAAGACAATCTATAGAGAAACTTGATTTATTTTTATTAATCCTAGAGACTATTGATTTAAATGGTATACAATCTCTGTACGCCATATCAAATAAACTTAATTTAAATAATGTTTTTCCGAATAAAGTTACTATTTGGAAATTAAGGAATAATAATCCTTTGAGAAAATCTTATGTTAATAACAATATAAAAATAAATGAATTTGATGCCTTAATAAAAATTACAGTTGAAATGTCAAGATATTTGTATCCTTTTATGAGAGAGTTACTTAATTCTAAAGAAGGTCCTAAAAAGAACACAGTTATCTGGGTTGAATTTAATAAAAGATTTATAGAGTTGATAAAAGAGAGATTTAATTCAGATAGTATGAGGGTAAAAAAGCTTCTTGATCAAGCTGGAAATGATGAAATTATTATAAAGTCTTTGCTTACTTTATCTTTTTGTATTTCTAATCAAGGTTATAAAAAGTTGAGGAATTTTCTATTCGACTTTTAA
- a CDS encoding DUF2949 domain-containing protein — MNNYVSREMIIYLFNVLGLDESTIELGIKLSIKNNTPLPILLWSYGMLTIEELDKLYSFLFQK, encoded by the coding sequence ATGAATAATTATGTATCTAGAGAAATGATAATTTATTTATTTAATGTATTAGGTTTAGATGAATCTACTATTGAACTTGGTATAAAATTATCTATTAAAAATAACACTCCATTACCAATATTATTATGGAGTTATGGAATGCTAACTATTGAAGAACTAGATAAGTTATATTCATTTTTATTTCAAAAATAG
- a CDS encoding FAD-dependent monooxygenase, protein MKNKFNFKIVGSGPTGLLLSIALSKFNCNIFLTDLLTKDRLIDKDKTYAITHSTRIILSKFKLWEKLEPFLFGFDTLSISDSVTSAFTNLSTSDLDDDISSAENIGWVVKHSDLMDVFFQEIDNYENIFFMTPQRLLRKKILFDYQFFSTGANSLDKKFLDFIDVKKSYSQSCLTFKVSLRGHCEKRAYEIFRKEGPLALLPLEKNLYQVIWTSSSLKAIERLNSDKNFLMDNLSTILPYEFKLDQIIGEFNIFPVSLSLNLPVLNFKKLVFVGDAFHTFHPVGGQGLNTCWRDVNTIYDLFNKNTAITKMQLTFFKFKYLSSRILDIIVTIFITDSLISIFANKNIFSFPIRKFSFLLLNKFLFTRKLVLNQMTKSLIFSSIK, encoded by the coding sequence ATGAAAAATAAATTCAATTTTAAAATTGTTGGATCAGGCCCCACTGGTTTATTACTTTCAATTGCGCTTTCAAAATTTAATTGCAATATTTTTTTAACTGATTTATTAACAAAAGATAGATTAATTGATAAAGATAAAACTTATGCAATTACTCACTCAACAAGAATAATCTTATCTAAATTCAAACTTTGGGAAAAATTAGAACCATTTTTATTTGGCTTTGATACCCTTTCAATTTCAGATAGCGTAACTTCTGCTTTTACCAATTTATCAACCTCTGACTTAGATGATGATATAAGTTCTGCTGAAAATATTGGCTGGGTAGTTAAACATTCGGATCTCATGGATGTATTTTTTCAAGAGATTGATAATTATGAAAATATTTTTTTTATGACACCTCAGAGATTGTTACGTAAAAAAATATTATTTGACTATCAATTCTTTTCAACAGGAGCAAACTCACTTGATAAAAAATTCTTAGATTTTATTGATGTAAAAAAATCTTATAGTCAGTCTTGTTTAACTTTTAAAGTTTCTCTTAGAGGTCATTGTGAAAAGCGTGCTTATGAAATTTTTAGAAAAGAAGGCCCACTTGCATTATTACCTTTAGAAAAAAATTTATATCAAGTAATTTGGACTTCCAGTTCATTAAAGGCAATTGAAAGGTTAAATTCTGACAAGAATTTTTTAATGGATAATTTATCAACAATCTTGCCATATGAATTTAAGTTGGATCAAATAATTGGCGAATTTAATATTTTTCCTGTTTCATTATCCTTAAATTTACCAGTTTTAAATTTTAAAAAATTAGTTTTTGTAGGAGATGCATTTCATACATTTCATCCTGTTGGTGGTCAGGGTTTAAATACTTGCTGGAGAGATGTTAATACTATTTATGATCTTTTTAATAAAAATACTGCTATTACTAAAATGCAACTGACATTTTTTAAATTTAAGTATCTTTCAAGCAGGATTTTAGATATTATCGTCACTATTTTTATAACTGACTCATTGATATCGATTTTTGCTAATAAAAACATTTTTTCATTTCCTATAAGGAAATTTTCATTCTTACTTTTAAATAAATTTCTTTTTACAAGAAAATTAGTCCTAAATCAAATGACTAAATCTCTCATTTTCTCAAGTATTAAATAA
- the dapB gene encoding 4-hydroxy-tetrahydrodipicolinate reductase — translation MTENSKKLIPVLVSGALGRMGSEVVNTVLNSKDCELVAAIDINEKNNGANISELLKVKNCDVFVSNDFEGTLCSVSQNYRNEKIKPVLVDFTHPDSVYENTRSAIAYGVSPVVGTTGLSPSQIQDLSVFAQKASVGCAIIPNFSVGMVLLQQAASVAARFYDNIELIEMHHNQKADSPSGTCIKTAEMIEEYPKKFNQNLVKESESLKGVRGGLRDSGINIHSVRLPGLLAHQLVIMGSPGETYTIKHDTIDRKAYMPGVLQAIKKIGNYETLVYGLEKLIF, via the coding sequence ATGACTGAAAATTCTAAAAAACTTATACCAGTACTTGTATCCGGAGCTTTAGGCAGAATGGGAAGTGAAGTTGTTAATACTGTATTAAATTCTAAAGATTGTGAACTTGTTGCAGCAATCGACATAAACGAAAAGAACAATGGCGCAAATATTTCTGAATTACTGAAGGTAAAAAATTGTGATGTTTTTGTTTCAAATGATTTTGAAGGAACTTTATGCTCTGTTAGTCAAAATTATAGAAATGAAAAAATCAAACCTGTGCTTGTTGATTTTACTCATCCTGATTCTGTATATGAAAATACAAGATCAGCTATTGCATACGGTGTATCACCAGTAGTAGGAACTACAGGTTTAAGCCCTTCGCAAATACAAGATTTGTCTGTTTTTGCTCAGAAAGCATCGGTTGGTTGTGCAATAATTCCTAATTTTTCAGTAGGAATGGTTCTTCTTCAGCAGGCGGCATCTGTAGCTGCAAGGTTTTATGACAATATTGAACTAATAGAGATGCATCATAATCAAAAAGCTGATTCTCCTAGTGGGACATGTATAAAAACTGCAGAAATGATTGAAGAATATCCAAAGAAATTTAATCAGAATTTAGTAAAAGAGTCTGAGTCATTAAAAGGAGTACGGGGTGGGCTTAGAGATTCAGGAATCAATATACATTCTGTACGATTACCAGGATTACTTGCTCATCAGTTAGTAATTATGGGATCTCCAGGTGAAACTTACACTATTAAACATGACACTATTGATAGAAAGGCTTATATGCCAGGAGTTTTACAGGCTATTAAAAAAATTGGTAATTATGAAACTTTAGTTTACGGACTTGAAAAATTAATTTTTTAA